The following coding sequences lie in one Cronobacter universalis NCTC 9529 genomic window:
- a CDS encoding glycosyl hydrolase family 18 protein: protein MATSKLIQGDSLTETSNAADGFNPASETEKYSYTSARVAKPVYNKYKAANKPKVFGYYTDWSQYDGRLQGDDTPSNRGRGYDLAKVSPTAYDKIVFGFLGIVGDKGEKQYTIENAARQTNKNTNEPTFLDPWGDFQSYVNCGHTTSGWDIDPATVTQATTKGLLGGLRDLQQKAKQQGHTLALSMSIGGWTMSNGFHEMSKTDSSRKTFAAGVVKLFKQFPMFSEVDIDWEYPNAEGNGNPHGPEDGANYALLIAELKKQLSAAGRSDVKISIASSAVVSTLEYSNVKALLDAGLYAINVMTYDFFGTPWADTLTHHTNLTPLTAGGWSIEAVVDYLIAEGFPSDRINIGYAGYTRNARNAVIESFSPLKGAYTPGNGTTTGSFESGSTEWYDTIYNYLDLENQKGRNGFNVYTDKVANADYLYNPQSKLFMSLDTPRSVKAKGQYAAARNLGGLFTWTIDQDNGVLVNAAREGLGYEIETQTVDMKPFYFEGINVSEPDSSGGDSEPQPTVNHAPVAAIQLRVVGGSRIQLSGEASHDEDNDALSFSWGVPSPITVADKSAAVIEFDVPVVTQSTEYQFTLFVRDSKNEPSSQQRFVVTAVPGSSSSSGGDTPAPTPDPEPTPTPTPTPDTGSAPYPLWDASKIYGAKWGTFEKVSWKGHNYQVNWYSQGEQPDLNSGPYQVWTDIGTY from the coding sequence ATGGCTACAAGTAAATTAATTCAGGGCGACAGCCTGACCGAAACCAGTAACGCTGCAGATGGCTTTAACCCTGCGAGCGAAACTGAAAAATACAGTTATACATCGGCCCGCGTAGCGAAACCGGTATATAACAAATATAAGGCTGCTAATAAACCGAAAGTGTTTGGCTATTATACCGACTGGTCGCAATATGATGGTCGTTTACAGGGTGATGACACTCCCTCCAATCGTGGCCGCGGCTACGATCTGGCGAAAGTGTCGCCTACCGCGTATGACAAAATTGTGTTCGGCTTCCTCGGTATTGTCGGTGATAAAGGGGAAAAGCAGTACACCATTGAAAACGCCGCCCGCCAGACCAATAAAAACACCAATGAACCCACCTTTCTCGACCCGTGGGGCGATTTCCAGTCTTACGTGAACTGCGGACATACCACCAGCGGCTGGGATATCGATCCGGCAACGGTGACTCAGGCCACCACCAAAGGCCTGCTGGGCGGCCTGCGCGATCTTCAGCAGAAAGCGAAGCAGCAGGGACATACCCTGGCGCTGTCGATGAGTATCGGCGGCTGGACCATGAGTAACGGCTTCCATGAGATGTCGAAAACCGACTCCTCACGCAAAACGTTCGCAGCTGGCGTGGTGAAACTGTTTAAGCAGTTCCCGATGTTCAGCGAAGTGGATATCGACTGGGAGTACCCGAACGCCGAAGGCAACGGTAACCCGCATGGTCCGGAAGATGGCGCGAACTATGCGCTGCTTATCGCTGAGCTGAAAAAGCAACTCAGCGCGGCGGGACGCAGCGATGTCAAAATCTCAATCGCCAGCTCAGCGGTTGTCTCTACGCTGGAGTATTCCAACGTTAAAGCGCTGCTGGATGCCGGTCTGTACGCCATCAACGTGATGACCTATGACTTCTTCGGCACCCCCTGGGCGGATACGCTGACGCACCATACCAACCTGACGCCGCTCACCGCGGGCGGCTGGAGTATCGAGGCGGTCGTGGATTATCTGATTGCCGAAGGCTTCCCGTCCGACCGTATTAATATCGGTTACGCCGGTTATACCCGTAACGCGCGTAATGCGGTAATCGAAAGCTTCTCTCCTCTGAAGGGCGCTTATACGCCAGGGAACGGCACTACCACCGGTTCTTTCGAATCCGGCAGCACCGAGTGGTATGACACTATTTACAACTACCTGGATCTGGAAAATCAGAAAGGGCGTAACGGCTTTAACGTTTATACCGATAAAGTCGCCAACGCGGACTACCTCTATAACCCGCAAAGCAAACTATTCATGTCGCTCGATACGCCGCGTTCCGTGAAAGCCAAAGGCCAGTATGCCGCGGCACGTAACCTTGGCGGGCTGTTTACCTGGACTATCGATCAGGATAACGGTGTGCTGGTGAATGCCGCGCGCGAAGGGCTGGGGTATGAAATTGAAACCCAGACGGTAGACATGAAGCCGTTCTATTTCGAAGGCATTAATGTTTCCGAACCGGATAGCAGCGGCGGCGACAGCGAGCCGCAACCGACGGTGAACCATGCGCCGGTAGCGGCCATTCAGTTGCGCGTGGTCGGCGGTTCGCGCATACAGCTCTCCGGCGAGGCCTCGCATGATGAAGATAACGATGCGCTAAGTTTCAGCTGGGGCGTGCCTTCGCCCATCACCGTGGCGGATAAGAGCGCCGCCGTGATTGAGTTTGACGTGCCGGTGGTCACCCAGAGCACCGAGTACCAGTTCACGCTGTTCGTGCGCGACAGCAAAAACGAGCCTTCTTCGCAGCAGCGCTTTGTTGTCACTGCTGTGCCAGGCAGTTCGTCCTCCTCCGGCGGCGATACGCCAGCGCCGACGCCCGATCCAGAACCGACGCCGACTCCAACGCCAACCCCGGATACCGGCAGCGCGCCTTATCCGCTCTGGGATGCCAGTAAGATTTATGGCGCGAAATGGGGAACGTTTGAGAAGGTGAGCTGGAAAGGACATAACTACCAGGTGAACTGGTACTCCCAGGGTGAACAGCCCGATCTCAACAGCGGGCCTTATCAGGTCTGGACCGATATTGGGACGTATTGA
- the nhaA gene encoding Na+/H+ antiporter NhaA: protein MKTVQRFFKSDAAGGIVLIAAAALAMLLANLNATQTLYTGFLGTPVELKFGALEIKKNMLLWVNDALMAVFFLLVGLEVKRELVQGSLASRRQASLPVIAALGGMVLPAALYLAFNFQDPVTRAGWAIPAATDIAFALGILALLGSRVPPALKIFLMALAIIDDLGAIVIIALFYTSSLSMVSLMVAAGAIAVLAALNLCNVRRVGVYILVGVVLWTAVLKSGVHATLAGVIIGFFVPLTAEKGHSPAGSLEHALHPWVGFMILPLFAFANAGVSLEGVTLAGLTSLLPLGIIAGLFIGKPLGISLFCALAVKFKWATLPPGVTQKTILAVGVLCGIGFTMSIFIASLAFGDVDAALVTWAKLGILVGSLLAAVIGYALLRSHLSGVR from the coding sequence ATAAAAACGGTACAACGTTTCTTTAAAAGCGACGCTGCGGGCGGCATTGTGCTGATCGCCGCCGCCGCGCTGGCCATGCTTCTGGCAAACCTCAACGCCACGCAAACACTCTACACAGGCTTTCTCGGCACGCCGGTAGAGTTAAAATTCGGGGCGCTGGAAATTAAAAAGAACATGCTGCTGTGGGTGAACGACGCCCTGATGGCCGTGTTCTTCCTGCTGGTGGGCCTGGAGGTCAAACGTGAACTGGTACAGGGCTCGCTCGCCAGCCGTCGGCAGGCGTCGCTGCCGGTCATTGCCGCGCTGGGCGGTATGGTGCTCCCGGCCGCGCTCTATCTGGCGTTCAACTTTCAGGATCCGGTAACGCGCGCAGGCTGGGCTATCCCGGCGGCGACGGATATCGCGTTCGCGCTGGGGATTCTGGCGCTGCTCGGCAGCCGCGTGCCGCCTGCGCTGAAAATTTTCCTGATGGCGCTGGCTATCATCGACGATCTGGGCGCGATTGTGATTATTGCCCTGTTCTATACCAGTTCGCTGTCGATGGTGTCGCTGATGGTGGCGGCAGGCGCTATCGCCGTACTGGCCGCGCTGAATCTCTGCAACGTGCGTCGCGTCGGCGTCTATATTCTCGTGGGCGTGGTGCTCTGGACGGCGGTGCTGAAATCCGGCGTGCATGCCACGCTCGCGGGCGTGATTATCGGCTTTTTCGTGCCGCTTACGGCAGAGAAGGGGCATTCGCCCGCAGGCTCGCTGGAGCATGCGCTGCACCCGTGGGTGGGCTTTATGATCCTGCCGCTGTTCGCTTTCGCCAACGCCGGCGTTTCGCTTGAGGGCGTCACGCTGGCGGGCCTGACATCGCTGCTGCCGCTGGGCATCATCGCCGGTTTGTTTATTGGTAAGCCGCTCGGTATCAGCCTGTTTTGCGCGCTGGCCGTAAAGTTTAAGTGGGCCACACTCCCACCTGGCGTTACTCAGAAGACAATCCTGGCCGTCGGCGTGCTGTGTGGTATCGGGTTTACGATGTCCATTTTCATCGCGTCGCTGGCTTTCGGCGATGTCGACGCAGCCCTGGTGACCTGGGCGAAGCTTGGCATTCTGGTCGGTTCATTACTGGCTGCGGTTATCGGGTATGCGCTGTTGCGCAGCCATTTATCGGGGGTGCGTTAA
- the nhaR gene encoding transcriptional activator NhaR: protein MSHINYNHLYYFWQVCKEGSVVGAAEALYLTPQTITGQIKALEKRLQGKLFKRKGRGLEPSELGQLVFRYADRMFTLSQEMLDIINYRKESHLLFDVGVADALSKRLVSGVLDAAVVEDEQIHLRCFESTHEMLLEQLSQHKLDMIISDCPIDSTQQAGLFSVKIGECSVSFWCQSPAPAKPFPACLEERRLLIPGRRSMLGRKLLNWIHSQGLKVEILGEFDDAALMKAFGAAHNAVFVAPSLYAHDFYDDENIVEIGRMDNVMEEYHAIFAERMIQHPAVQRICNRDYSALFVPPK from the coding sequence ATGTCTCATATCAATTACAACCACTTATATTATTTCTGGCAGGTTTGTAAGGAGGGCTCGGTCGTCGGTGCGGCCGAGGCGCTCTACCTTACGCCGCAAACCATTACCGGACAGATAAAAGCGCTTGAGAAGAGGCTACAGGGCAAACTGTTTAAGCGTAAGGGAAGGGGCCTCGAGCCCAGCGAGCTCGGGCAACTGGTCTTTCGTTACGCCGACCGCATGTTTACCTTAAGCCAGGAGATGCTGGACATCATCAACTACCGCAAAGAGTCGCATTTGTTGTTCGATGTCGGCGTGGCGGATGCGCTTTCCAAGAGGCTGGTCAGCGGCGTGCTGGACGCGGCGGTCGTGGAAGATGAGCAAATCCACCTGCGCTGTTTTGAATCGACGCACGAGATGCTGCTGGAACAGCTGAGCCAGCATAAGCTCGATATGATTATTTCCGACTGCCCCATCGACTCCACGCAGCAGGCGGGCCTGTTTTCCGTCAAAATCGGCGAATGCAGCGTGAGCTTCTGGTGCCAGAGCCCGGCGCCCGCAAAGCCGTTCCCGGCGTGTCTCGAAGAGCGTCGGCTGCTGATACCGGGGCGCCGCTCCATGCTCGGGCGTAAATTACTGAACTGGATCCACTCGCAAGGTCTGAAGGTGGAAATTCTCGGTGAATTTGACGACGCGGCGCTGATGAAAGCCTTCGGCGCGGCCCATAACGCCGTATTCGTTGCGCCAAGCCTCTACGCGCACGATTTTTACGACGATGAGAATATTGTGGAGATAGGGCGCATGGATAACGTGATGGAAGAGTATCACGCGATTTTCGCAGAGCGAATGATTCAGCATCCGGCGGTGCAGCGCATCTGCAATCGCGACTACTCGGCGCTGTTCGTGCCGCCGAAATAA